The proteins below are encoded in one region of Avibacterium volantium:
- the rpoZ gene encoding DNA-directed RNA polymerase subunit omega produces the protein MARVTVQDAVEQIGNRFDLILTAARRARELQLHLREPLVPEDNDKPTVIALREIEKGLINNEIMNAHERQDALEQEATEHHAVSLLSS, from the coding sequence ATGGCTCGTGTAACAGTGCAAGATGCGGTAGAGCAAATTGGTAACCGTTTTGATTTAATTTTAACCGCAGCACGCCGTGCAAGAGAATTACAATTACATTTGCGTGAACCTTTAGTTCCAGAAGATAACGATAAACCAACGGTAATCGCCTTGCGTGAAATTGAAAAAGGCTTGATTAACAACGAAATTATGAATGCGCACGAGCGTCAAGATGCTTTAGAGCAAGAAGCAACAGAGCATCACGCAGTGTCTTTATTATCTTCATAA
- the spoT gene encoding bifunctional GTP diphosphokinase/guanosine-3',5'-bis pyrophosphate 3'-pyrophosphohydrolase — MYLFERLEHIIRGYLPPEQIELVRRAYVIARDAHEGQSRSSGEPYITHPVAVASIIAEMRLDHEAVMGALLHDVIEDTPYTEEQLKEEFGASVAEIVEGVSKLDKLKFRTRQEAQVENFRKMILAMTKDIRVVLIKLADRTHNMRTLGALRPDKRRRIAKETLEIYAPLAHRLGIEHIKNELEDLGFEAMHPQRYAVLQKVIQIARGNRKDMIERISDEIKGRLADVGIEARVFGREKHLYAIYQKMRLKDQQFHSIMDIYAFRAVVKDVDTCYRVLGQMHGLYKPRPGRVKDYIAVPKANGYQSLHTSMIGPHGVPVEVQIRTEEMDQTAEMGVAAHWAYKQGGKNDSTTAQIRAQRWLQSLIELQQSAGNSFEFIESVKSEFFPKEIYVFTPKGRIVELPVGATPVDFAYAVHSGIGNACIAANVDRKPYPLSQPLQSGQTIEIITAPTAQPDVGWLNFVVTAKARSNIRHALKNLRSDTAIVLGKRQLTNALLPHKLEQIPEQRIDELLSDLKLNRFEDLLSEIGLGNQMSAVIAYRLLGESIEIDTDGDLSNNKNIFAINGNESLLTTFAQCCHPIPGDPIVAYASPGKGLVVHHEACANLRNRKENPEHFTPVTWEKSDNKVEFETELRIEMINQQGALPNLTSNISAMDSNIHSIWTEEQDGRLYQIVVLLTARDTHHLSQIMRKIKTLPGFVSIERNINR; from the coding sequence TTGTACTTATTTGAACGTTTAGAGCATATTATCCGAGGCTATTTACCGCCTGAACAAATTGAATTAGTAAGACGTGCATACGTTATCGCACGAGATGCACACGAAGGACAATCTCGCTCCAGCGGCGAGCCGTACATTACTCACCCTGTTGCGGTGGCATCAATTATTGCAGAAATGCGTTTAGATCACGAAGCCGTGATGGGCGCATTGTTGCACGATGTCATTGAAGACACCCCTTACACCGAAGAACAGCTCAAAGAAGAATTTGGTGCGAGTGTTGCTGAAATTGTGGAAGGTGTATCTAAATTAGATAAGCTCAAATTCCGCACTCGCCAAGAAGCCCAAGTGGAAAATTTCCGCAAAATGATTTTGGCGATGACCAAAGACATTCGTGTTGTTCTGATCAAACTAGCTGACCGCACCCATAATATGCGCACCCTTGGCGCATTACGCCCTGACAAACGGCGTAGAATTGCGAAAGAAACTTTGGAAATTTATGCCCCACTTGCCCATCGTTTAGGGATCGAACATATTAAAAATGAACTGGAAGATCTCGGCTTTGAAGCAATGCACCCACAGCGTTATGCCGTCTTACAAAAAGTTATTCAAATTGCGCGCGGTAACCGCAAAGATATGATCGAACGAATTTCTGATGAAATCAAAGGGCGTTTAGCGGATGTGGGCATTGAAGCACGCGTATTTGGGCGAGAAAAACATCTTTATGCCATTTATCAAAAAATGCGCTTAAAAGATCAACAATTTCATTCCATTATGGATATTTATGCGTTCCGTGCGGTGGTGAAAGATGTGGATACTTGCTACCGTGTATTAGGGCAAATGCACGGTTTGTATAAGCCACGTCCGGGGCGTGTGAAAGATTATATCGCTGTGCCAAAAGCAAATGGCTACCAATCCCTGCATACTTCGATGATCGGCCCACACGGCGTTCCGGTGGAAGTGCAAATTCGCACGGAAGAAATGGATCAAACCGCGGAAATGGGCGTGGCAGCGCATTGGGCGTATAAACAAGGTGGTAAGAATGATAGCACCACCGCACAAATTCGCGCGCAACGCTGGTTGCAAAGCCTGATTGAATTGCAACAAAGTGCGGGTAATTCTTTTGAATTTATTGAAAGTGTCAAATCAGAATTTTTCCCGAAAGAGATTTATGTGTTCACCCCGAAAGGGCGTATTGTGGAATTGCCAGTGGGCGCAACCCCAGTAGATTTCGCTTATGCGGTACATTCTGGCATTGGCAATGCCTGTATCGCAGCCAATGTGGATCGCAAACCTTATCCTCTTTCGCAGCCATTGCAATCAGGGCAAACCATTGAAATTATCACCGCACCGACAGCACAACCTGATGTGGGCTGGCTGAATTTTGTGGTAACCGCAAAAGCCCGTTCTAATATTCGCCACGCCTTGAAAAATCTGCGTTCAGATACGGCGATCGTTCTTGGCAAACGCCAACTTACTAATGCGTTGTTACCACATAAATTAGAACAAATCCCTGAACAACGTATTGATGAATTATTAAGCGATCTAAAACTTAATCGTTTTGAGGATTTATTGTCGGAAATTGGTTTAGGTAACCAAATGAGTGCCGTGATTGCTTATCGTTTATTAGGCGAAAGCATTGAAATTGATACAGACGGCGATCTCAGCAACAATAAAAATATTTTTGCCATTAACGGTAACGAAAGCCTGCTTACCACCTTTGCGCAATGTTGCCACCCAATTCCGGGTGATCCGATTGTGGCATACGCAAGCCCAGGAAAAGGTCTAGTGGTGCATCACGAGGCTTGTGCAAATTTGCGTAATCGAAAAGAAAATCCAGAACATTTCACCCCAGTTACTTGGGAGAAAAGCGATAACAAAGTGGAATTTGAAACCGAATTACGCATTGAAATGATTAATCAGCAAGGAGCGCTGCCGAATTTAACCTCTAATATTTCCGCGATGGATAGCAATATTCACAGCATTTGGACGGAAGAGCAAGACGGCCGTTTATATCAAATCGTGGTGTTACTGACGGCAAGAGATACCCATCATTTAAGTCAAATTATGCGCAAAATCAAAACCTTACCAGGTTTTGTCAGCATTGAACGTAATATAAATCGCTAA
- the tldD gene encoding metalloprotease TldD: MLNKVTQSLLASSQLATKDLMNVFNLMDHRNIDYADLYFQLSQDESWVLEDGIIKEGGFHIDRGVGVRAVSGERTGFAYADQINLASLQQCANAVKGIAQPTQQSFILPQPFTPVSAVQRYAAINPLESLSKEKKIELLHLVDRTARSADPRVTKVSASLSAIYEEVLIAATDGTLAADIRPLVRLSISILVEEDGKRERGGAGCGGRFGLDWFFEIDNGEMRAVAFAKEAVRQALVNLNAIPAPAGLMPVVLGAGWPGVLLHEAVGHGLEGDFNRKESSLFTGKVGELVTSPLCTIVDDGTLPNRRGSLTIDDEGVPSQCNVLIKDGILQGYMQDKMNARLMGVAPTGNGRRESYAHLPMPRMTNTYMLEGKSKFDDLIASVDRGIFAPHFGGGQVDITSGKFVFSTSEAYLIENGKITKPVKGATLIGSGIEVMQNISMVADSVEIDHGIGVCGKEGQSVPVGVGQPSLKIEEITVGGTS, encoded by the coding sequence ATGCTAAATAAAGTAACCCAATCCCTACTTGCGTCGAGTCAGTTGGCAACGAAAGATTTAATGAATGTGTTTAACCTAATGGATCACCGCAATATTGATTATGCGGATTTATATTTCCAGCTTAGCCAAGATGAAAGCTGGGTATTAGAAGACGGCATTATTAAAGAAGGCGGCTTCCATATTGATCGCGGTGTGGGCGTGCGTGCGGTGAGTGGTGAGAGAACCGGCTTTGCTTATGCGGATCAAATTAACTTGGCGAGTCTGCAGCAATGTGCCAATGCAGTGAAAGGCATTGCGCAGCCTACGCAGCAAAGTTTTATTTTACCACAGCCGTTCACACCAGTTTCTGCGGTGCAACGCTATGCGGCGATTAATCCACTGGAAAGCCTTAGTAAAGAAAAGAAAATTGAATTATTGCATCTGGTGGATCGCACTGCGCGTTCGGCTGATCCACGTGTTACCAAGGTTTCCGCCAGTTTAAGCGCAATTTATGAAGAAGTGTTGATTGCTGCCACTGATGGCACATTAGCCGCGGATATTCGTCCTTTAGTGCGTTTATCTATTTCTATTTTGGTGGAAGAAGATGGCAAGCGTGAGCGTGGTGGAGCAGGCTGTGGCGGACGCTTTGGATTAGATTGGTTCTTTGAGATAGACAACGGCGAAATGCGCGCAGTGGCGTTTGCTAAAGAAGCGGTGCGACAAGCTTTGGTGAATCTTAATGCAATCCCAGCACCTGCTGGATTAATGCCTGTTGTGCTTGGTGCAGGCTGGCCGGGCGTGCTATTGCACGAAGCGGTCGGACACGGCTTAGAAGGGGATTTCAATCGTAAAGAAAGTTCCTTATTTACGGGCAAAGTGGGCGAGCTGGTAACTTCACCGCTTTGCACCATTGTTGATGACGGCACATTGCCAAATCGCCGAGGCTCGCTCACCATTGATGATGAAGGCGTGCCAAGCCAATGTAACGTATTGATTAAAGACGGTATTTTGCAAGGCTATATGCAAGATAAAATGAATGCGCGCTTAATGGGCGTTGCGCCTACGGGCAATGGTCGCCGTGAAAGTTATGCTCATCTGCCAATGCCAAGAATGACCAATACTTATATGCTTGAAGGAAAAAGTAAATTTGACGATTTGATTGCTTCCGTAGATCGTGGCATTTTTGCACCGCACTTTGGTGGCGGCCAAGTGGACATTACTTCAGGCAAATTCGTGTTCTCAACCTCCGAAGCCTATTTAATTGAAAATGGCAAAATCACCAAACCAGTCAAAGGCGCAACCCTTATTGGCAGCGGCATTGAAGTGATGCAAAATATCTCAATGGTAGCCGACAGCGTAGAAATCGACCACGGCATTGGCGTATGCGGCAAAGAAGGTCAAAGCGTCCCCGTTGGGGTCGGCCAACCCTCATTAAAAATTGAAGAAATTACGGTGGGTGGGACGAGTTAG
- the rng gene encoding ribonuclease G, whose protein sequence is METVELLVNVTPSETRIALVDTGILKEVHIERQAKRGIVGNIYKGRVTRVLPGMQSAFVDIGLEKAAFLHASDIVSHTECVDENEKKQFIVKDIAELVREGQDIVVQVVKDPLGTKGARLTTDITLPSRYLVFMPENSHVGVSQRIESEEERARLKDLVLPFCDELGGFIIRTAAEGAREEDLLQDAEFLKRLWRKVMERRAKYPTRSMLYGELALPQRILRDFIGVDLEKIRIDSHLCFDEVKQFTEEFIPSLTDKLMLHSGKQPLFDVYGVENAIHTALDKRVNLKSGGYLIIEQTEAMTTIDINTGAFVGHRNLEETIFNTNIEATKAIAQQLQLRNLGGIIIIDFIDMQKEEHQTRVLESLQEALAKDRVKTSVNGFTQLGLVEMTRKRTRESLEHVLCDECPECSGRGRVKTVETICYEIMREIIRVHHLFDSEKFVVYASRAVADYLINEESHGLVAELEVFIGKQIQIKTEVYYHQEQFDVVVM, encoded by the coding sequence ATGGAAACCGTAGAATTATTAGTTAATGTAACGCCAAGTGAAACCCGCATCGCCCTTGTGGATACGGGGATTTTGAAAGAAGTGCATATCGAACGCCAAGCCAAACGCGGCATTGTTGGCAATATTTATAAAGGGCGAGTAACGCGCGTGCTGCCCGGAATGCAATCGGCTTTTGTGGATATTGGCTTGGAAAAAGCGGCCTTTTTGCACGCTTCTGATATTGTTTCGCACACAGAATGTGTAGATGAAAACGAGAAAAAACAGTTCATCGTCAAAGACATTGCGGAGCTTGTGCGTGAAGGGCAAGATATTGTGGTGCAAGTGGTGAAAGATCCCCTTGGCACGAAAGGCGCAAGGCTGACCACGGATATTACGCTACCTTCTCGCTATCTCGTGTTTATGCCAGAAAATAGCCACGTTGGCGTGTCGCAACGGATTGAAAGCGAAGAAGAACGTGCGCGCTTAAAAGATCTGGTATTGCCGTTTTGCGATGAATTAGGCGGCTTTATTATTCGTACTGCGGCGGAAGGGGCGCGAGAAGAAGATCTGTTGCAAGATGCCGAATTTTTAAAACGCTTATGGCGTAAGGTAATGGAGCGCCGCGCAAAATATCCAACACGTTCAATGCTTTATGGTGAACTTGCGCTTCCGCAGCGTATTTTGCGTGATTTTATTGGAGTCGATTTAGAAAAAATCCGCATTGATTCCCATCTTTGCTTTGATGAAGTGAAGCAATTCACCGAAGAATTTATCCCAAGTTTGACGGACAAGTTAATGTTGCATTCAGGCAAGCAACCTCTGTTTGATGTCTATGGGGTGGAAAATGCTATTCATACCGCATTAGACAAGCGTGTTAATCTCAAATCGGGCGGCTATCTCATTATCGAACAAACGGAAGCAATGACCACCATTGATATCAATACCGGAGCATTCGTAGGGCATCGTAACCTTGAAGAAACCATTTTCAATACCAATATTGAAGCCACCAAAGCCATTGCACAACAGCTTCAGCTACGCAATCTCGGCGGCATTATCATCATTGATTTTATTGATATGCAAAAAGAAGAGCATCAAACCCGCGTGCTGGAATCCTTACAAGAAGCACTGGCGAAAGATCGCGTAAAAACCAGTGTGAACGGCTTTACTCAGCTCGGTTTGGTGGAAATGACACGCAAACGCACCCGCGAAAGTTTAGAACACGTTCTATGTGATGAATGCCCTGAATGTAGCGGACGTGGACGGGTGAAAACCGTAGAAACCATTTGCTACGAAATTATGCGTGAAATTATCCGCGTACATCATCTTTTCGACAGCGAAAAATTTGTGGTGTATGCTTCAAGAGCCGTGGCGGATTATTTGATCAACGAAGAAAGCCACGGACTCGTGGCAGAATTAGAAGTATTCATTGGTAAACAAATTCAAATAAAAACCGAAGTGTATTACCACCAAGAACAGTTTGATGTGGTAGTAATGTAA
- the cmoB gene encoding tRNA 5-methoxyuridine(34)/uridine 5-oxyacetic acid(34) synthase CmoB, whose protein sequence is MIDFRPFYQQIATSPLSAWLETLPAQLKQWEKQTHGDYAKWAKIVDFLPDLHANQINLKSAVQSEGDVELSAGERQRIIYHLKRLMPWRKGPYHLYGIHIDCEWRSDFKWDRVLPHLAPLKDRVILDVGCGSGYHMWRMAGEGAKMVVGIDPTELFLCQFEAVRKLLNNDRRANLIPLGIEQMQPLGVFDTVFSMGVLYHRKSPFEHFAQLKNQLRAGGELVLETLVINGDENTVLVPQDRYAKMKNVYFIPSVNALILWLENESLIDFLAPNDHSKTIEGYPAPKRAVILANK, encoded by the coding sequence ATGATCGATTTTCGTCCTTTTTATCAACAAATTGCAACCAGCCCGCTTTCTGCTTGGCTCGAAACCTTACCCGCTCAACTTAAACAGTGGGAAAAGCAAACCCACGGCGATTACGCTAAATGGGCAAAAATTGTGGATTTTCTGCCTGATTTGCACGCCAATCAGATTAATTTAAAAAGTGCGGTGCAATCTGAGGGCGATGTTGAACTCAGCGCAGGCGAGCGTCAGCGCATTATTTATCATCTCAAACGATTGATGCCTTGGCGCAAAGGGCCTTATCATCTTTATGGCATTCATATTGATTGTGAATGGCGTTCTGATTTCAAATGGGATCGCGTGCTGCCACACCTTGCCCCACTCAAAGATCGCGTAATTTTAGATGTGGGCTGCGGCAGTGGTTATCATATGTGGCGAATGGCGGGCGAAGGCGCAAAAATGGTAGTCGGCATCGATCCTACTGAATTATTTTTATGCCAATTTGAAGCGGTACGTAAATTACTAAATAATGACCGCCGTGCCAATTTAATTCCCCTTGGCATTGAGCAAATGCAACCTTTAGGTGTGTTTGATACTGTGTTTTCAATGGGTGTGTTATATCATCGCAAATCGCCTTTTGAACATTTTGCACAATTGAAAAATCAGCTAAGAGCTGGCGGTGAATTGGTACTTGAAACCTTAGTGATTAATGGTGATGAAAACACCGTGCTTGTGCCGCAAGATCGCTACGCCAAAATGAAAAACGTGTATTTTATCCCTTCGGTCAACGCCTTAATTTTATGGCTAGAAAATGAAAGCTTGATTGATTTCCTTGCTCCAAACGATCATAGCAAAACCATTGAAGGCTACCCAGCACCAAAAAGAGCGGTGATTTTGGCGAATAAATAA
- a CDS encoding carboxymuconolactone decarboxylase family protein, whose translation MFKDWKQEKAHVKQSFGELGKKYPKMLQAYGALSSAMEASALDAKTRELIALAVAVTTRCESCIAVHADEAVKAGATEEEVAAALATAIALNAGAAYTYSLRALEAFNVNK comes from the coding sequence ATGTTTAAAGACTGGAAACAAGAAAAGGCCCACGTTAAACAATCGTTCGGTGAACTTGGCAAAAAATACCCGAAAATGCTACAGGCATATGGCGCATTATCAAGTGCAATGGAAGCCTCCGCACTCGATGCCAAAACCCGTGAGCTCATTGCTCTTGCCGTTGCCGTAACCACACGCTGCGAAAGCTGCATTGCAGTACACGCAGATGAAGCTGTCAAAGCAGGCGCAACGGAAGAAGAAGTTGCCGCAGCATTAGCTACGGCAATTGCCCTCAACGCTGGCGCTGCCTATACTTATTCATTAAGAGCTTTAGAGGCGTTTAACGTTAATAAATAA
- a CDS encoding IS1595 family transposase: MKITYCKLKKSIQKKLLEFFVAEVTARTAANLLDIQPNTAALFYHKIRLVIGYHLSLEVNEIFEGEIELDESYFGGHRKGKRGRGAAGKVAVFGLLKRQGKVFTVVVENTKNETLLPVIKRKIKPDSWVHTDTYRSYDALDVSEFHHERINHSELFAVKQNHINGIENFWNQAKRILRKYNGINRKNFPLFLKECEFRFNFGTPKEQLKILRKWCEI; this comes from the coding sequence ATGAAGATAACATATTGTAAATTAAAGAAATCCATACAGAAAAAACTGCTTGAGTTTTTTGTCGCAGAAGTTACTGCAAGAACGGCAGCAAATTTGCTAGATATTCAACCGAATACAGCCGCTTTGTTCTACCATAAAATCAGGCTTGTGATTGGCTATCATTTATCCCTTGAAGTTAACGAGATTTTTGAGGGGGAAATTGAACTAGACGAAAGCTATTTTGGTGGTCATCGAAAGGGAAAACGAGGACGAGGAGCGGCTGGAAAAGTTGCTGTTTTTGGGTTACTAAAACGACAAGGAAAGGTATTTACTGTTGTGGTTGAAAACACCAAGAATGAAACATTACTCCCTGTTATTAAAAGAAAAATCAAGCCTGATAGCTGGGTTCATACGGACACTTATCGCAGTTATGATGCGCTTGATGTGAGTGAATTTCACCACGAACGAATCAATCATTCCGAGCTATTTGCGGTGAAACAAAATCATATTAATGGCATTGAAAATTTTTGGAATCAGGCGAAGCGGATACTGCGAAAATATAATGGAATTAACCGAAAAAACTTTCCTTTATTCTTGAAGGAATGTGAATTTCGGTTTAACTTTGGGACACCAAAAGAGCAGTTAAAAATATTGCGAAAATGGTGTGAAATTTAG
- the recG gene encoding ATP-dependent DNA helicase RecG, with protein sequence MATEILGAVPLTTLSGVGAAVSAKLSRIGINNLQDLLFHLPSRYEDRTRITPIIDLRPEQYATISAVVQLCEVQFGRRPILTVVVSDGTSKLTLRFFNFNAAMRNSFQVGARVKAFGEVKRGRFMAEIHHPEYQIIRDDAPLVMAETLTPIYPTTEGLKQNSLRKLTDQALALLDKIQLPEILPDEFNPYPYGLKEAIRFLHRPPPDVSLEMLEKGQHPAQVRLIFEELLAHNLAMQKVRSNIQQFFALPLRYQTDLKQQFLQRLPFSPTNAQSRVVQDIEQDLQKPYPMMRLVQGDVGSGKTLVAALAALVAIDNQKQVALMAPTEILAEQHFANFQNWFEPLGIKVGWLAGKVKGKARQAVLEQMKAGEVQMIVGTHALFQQDVEFNDLALVIIDEQHRFGVHQRLMLREKGEKSGNYPHQLIMTATPIPRTLAMTVYADLDTSIIDELPPGRTPITTIAISEERRAEIVARVYQACVNEKHQAYWVCTLIDESEVLEAQAAEAIWEDLTKALPNLRIGLVHGRMKPTEKQEIMASFKAAELDVLVATTVIEVGVDVPNASLMIIENAERLGLSQLHQLRGRVGRGSTASFCVLMYKPPLGKVSKKRLQVLRESQDGFYISEKDLEIRGPGEVLGTKQTGVAEFKVANLMRDRKMIPTVQHYARAMISKYPQLSEALIQRWLDEKTIYSNA encoded by the coding sequence ATGGCTACGGAAATTCTTGGTGCAGTTCCGCTGACTACACTTTCTGGTGTAGGCGCAGCAGTTTCGGCAAAATTGAGCCGAATTGGCATTAATAATCTGCAAGATTTGCTTTTTCATCTGCCTAGCCGTTATGAAGACCGCACAAGAATTACGCCCATAATCGATCTTCGCCCTGAACAATATGCCACCATTAGTGCCGTTGTCCAGCTCTGCGAAGTGCAATTTGGACGCCGCCCGATTTTAACGGTCGTGGTGTCGGACGGCACATCAAAATTAACTCTACGTTTTTTCAATTTTAATGCGGCAATGCGTAATAGCTTCCAAGTGGGCGCGCGAGTCAAGGCCTTTGGCGAAGTGAAGCGCGGTCGTTTTATGGCGGAAATTCATCACCCTGAATATCAAATTATTCGTGATGATGCCCCTTTGGTAATGGCGGAAACCCTGACGCCAATTTATCCCACCACAGAAGGCTTAAAGCAAAATTCTTTACGCAAATTAACGGATCAAGCGCTGGCTTTGCTTGATAAAATTCAGTTGCCAGAAATTCTGCCTGATGAATTTAACCCTTATCCTTATGGCCTAAAAGAGGCGATCCGATTTTTGCACCGCCCACCGCCTGATGTTTCTTTAGAAATGTTGGAGAAAGGGCAGCACCCTGCGCAAGTGCGGTTAATTTTTGAAGAATTATTAGCGCATAATTTAGCAATGCAAAAAGTGCGGTCAAATATTCAACAATTTTTTGCCTTGCCATTGCGGTATCAAACCGATCTAAAACAGCAATTTTTACAGCGTTTGCCATTTAGCCCGACTAATGCGCAAAGTCGTGTTGTGCAGGATATTGAGCAAGATCTGCAAAAGCCTTATCCAATGATGCGATTAGTGCAGGGCGATGTGGGATCGGGGAAAACCTTGGTCGCGGCATTAGCTGCACTGGTAGCAATTGACAATCAAAAGCAAGTGGCACTTATGGCGCCGACAGAAATTTTGGCGGAACAGCATTTTGCTAATTTCCAAAATTGGTTTGAGCCTTTAGGCATCAAAGTGGGTTGGCTAGCAGGAAAAGTTAAAGGCAAGGCTCGCCAAGCTGTGTTAGAGCAGATGAAAGCAGGCGAAGTGCAGATGATTGTGGGGACGCACGCCTTATTTCAGCAAGACGTGGAATTTAATGATCTCGCCTTAGTGATTATTGATGAACAGCACCGATTTGGCGTACATCAACGCTTAATGTTACGCGAAAAAGGCGAAAAGTCAGGAAATTATCCACATCAGCTGATTATGACCGCAACCCCAATTCCGCGTACCTTAGCGATGACGGTTTATGCAGATTTGGATACCTCTATTATTGATGAATTACCCCCAGGACGAACGCCGATCACCACCATTGCCATTTCAGAAGAGCGCCGTGCAGAAATTGTTGCGCGCGTATATCAGGCTTGCGTGAATGAAAAGCATCAGGCCTATTGGGTTTGCACGCTCATTGATGAAAGTGAAGTGCTGGAAGCGCAAGCAGCGGAAGCCATTTGGGAAGATTTAACCAAAGCGCTGCCAAATTTACGCATCGGTTTAGTTCACGGGCGAATGAAACCCACTGAAAAACAAGAGATTATGGCAAGTTTCAAAGCTGCCGAGTTAGATGTGTTGGTGGCAACCACCGTGATTGAAGTGGGCGTAGATGTCCCTAACGCCAGTTTGATGATTATTGAAAATGCCGAACGCCTTGGGCTATCTCAACTTCATCAATTGCGTGGGCGAGTAGGGCGCGGAAGTACGGCTTCTTTTTGCGTGCTAATGTATAAACCGCCATTGGGCAAGGTGTCGAAAAAACGCTTGCAAGTACTGCGTGAAAGCCAAGACGGCTTTTACATTTCAGAAAAAGATCTAGAAATTCGTGGGCCGGGTGAAGTGTTAGGCACAAAACAAACTGGTGTGGCGGAATTTAAAGTGGCGAATTTAATGCGCGATCGCAAAATGATCCCAACGGTTCAGCATTATGCCAGAGCAATGATCAGCAAATATCCACAACTTTCTGAGGCCTTGATTCAGCGCTGGCTTGATGAGAAAACCATTTATTCCAATGCGTAA
- the murI gene encoding glutamate racemase: MTAPTILFFDSGIGGLSVYREVKALLPDCHYLYCLDNAFFPYSEKAEQAIIERCVAICQKIAQQQPLDLIVIACNTASTVVLPALREKFSCPVVGTVPAIKPAAQQTQTGVIGLLATKGTVKRPYVDKLIQDYASHCEVEKLGSTELVKIAEEKLQGYPVDPIRLLREVKDWQRNLTLDTVILGCTHFPFLKAELKACLPQVKYFLDPSKAIAKRVKDLLGESQQKSAKDNLVYCTKESKEQLALLKVFKQFGFAELHALTLGE; this comes from the coding sequence ATGACAGCACCAACCATCTTATTTTTTGATTCAGGCATTGGCGGCTTAAGCGTTTATCGCGAAGTGAAAGCCTTGTTGCCAGACTGCCACTATCTTTATTGTTTGGATAATGCTTTTTTCCCTTATTCTGAAAAAGCTGAACAGGCAATCATTGAGCGTTGCGTGGCAATTTGTCAGAAAATCGCGCAGCAACAGCCACTCGATTTAATTGTGATTGCCTGCAATACCGCAAGCACCGTGGTTCTGCCTGCCTTGCGCGAAAAATTTTCTTGCCCTGTTGTAGGAACGGTTCCTGCTATCAAACCTGCTGCTCAACAAACACAAACAGGCGTCATCGGATTGCTTGCAACCAAAGGCACGGTAAAACGCCCTTATGTCGATAAATTGATCCAAGACTACGCAAGCCACTGCGAAGTGGAAAAGTTGGGGAGTACAGAATTAGTTAAAATTGCAGAAGAAAAATTGCAAGGCTATCCCGTTGATCCTATTAGGCTTTTACGCGAGGTCAAAGATTGGCAACGAAATTTAACCTTGGATACGGTGATTTTAGGTTGCACACATTTTCCATTCTTAAAAGCAGAATTAAAAGCTTGCTTACCACAAGTGAAATATTTTTTAGATCCTAGCAAAGCCATCGCCAAACGTGTGAAAGATTTACTCGGTGAATCGCAGCAAAAATCAGCTAAAGATAATCTGGTCTATTGCACAAAAGAAAGCAAAGAACAGCTCGCTTTATTAAAGGTATTTAAACAATTTGGTTTTGCAGAATTGCACGCACTCACTTTAGGTGAATAA